The Solidesulfovibrio fructosivorans JJ] genome has a window encoding:
- a CDS encoding FmdE family protein — protein MATLTTRAVDYHGHMCPGLAIGIQAARIGLAVCGHDGDEDVVAVVETDMCAVDAIQALMGCTYGKGNLIHRDYGKNAFTFHRRRDGVAVRLLARPDLHKLVDPEFAAVREILNTDPQNAGAKAELPALAIRCAKRILESDPETFFTRTEPARVAPRRAAILSSLVCEACGESVMESRTRRFAGKTLCIPCFMAVEQKI, from the coding sequence GTGGCTACCTTGACGACGCGGGCGGTGGATTACCACGGGCATATGTGTCCGGGGCTGGCCATCGGCATCCAGGCGGCGCGCATTGGCCTCGCCGTATGCGGCCATGACGGCGACGAGGACGTGGTGGCCGTGGTCGAGACGGACATGTGCGCCGTGGACGCCATCCAGGCGCTTATGGGCTGCACCTACGGCAAGGGCAACCTGATCCACCGCGATTACGGCAAAAACGCCTTCACCTTCCACCGCCGTCGCGACGGCGTTGCCGTGCGTTTGCTTGCCCGGCCGGACCTGCACAAGCTGGTGGACCCGGAGTTCGCGGCCGTGCGCGAGATCCTCAACACCGACCCCCAAAATGCCGGGGCCAAGGCCGAACTGCCGGCGCTCGCCATACGGTGCGCCAAACGGATTCTCGAAAGCGATCCCGAAACCTTTTTCACGCGCACCGAACCGGCCCGGGTGGCCCCCAGACGGGCGGCCATCCTGTCGAGCCTCGTCTGCGAGGCCTGCGGCGAATCCGTGATGGAGTCGCGCACCCGGCGTTTTGCCGGCAAGACCCTGTGCATTCCCTGCTTTATGGCCGTGGAGCAGAAAATCTGA
- the mqnC gene encoding cyclic dehypoxanthinyl futalosine synthase, producing MSVSAIDRISIDEARALWEDANVFALGKIAHAARLTLHPEPIVTYIVDRNINYTNICACGCRFCAFFRPPGHAEGYVLSREELAAKVGETVALGGWQILLQGGMHPDLHLDFYTGMLAFLRDRFPEVAVHGFSPPEIVFLAKMEGLSIAEVLSELKAAGLASLPGGGAEILSDPIRGSVSPNKCPADDWIEVMRQAHGLGLRTTATMVIGLGETIDHRLEHLSRIRDLQDETGGFTAFIPWTFQPGNTGLTVPEASSWEYLRWLALSRLFLDNVPNVQASWVTQGPMVGQMALFFGANDLGSTMIEENVVAAAGVHFRMEEDELRRLAISAGFTPVRRNMDYSRRED from the coding sequence ATGTCCGTTTCCGCCATCGATCGTATAAGCATCGACGAGGCCCGGGCCTTGTGGGAGGACGCCAACGTCTTCGCGCTGGGCAAAATAGCCCACGCCGCAAGGCTTACCCTGCATCCCGAGCCGATCGTCACCTACATCGTCGACCGCAACATCAACTATACCAACATCTGCGCCTGCGGCTGCCGCTTTTGCGCCTTTTTCCGCCCGCCCGGACACGCGGAAGGCTACGTCCTTTCGCGGGAGGAGCTTGCGGCCAAGGTGGGCGAAACCGTGGCCCTCGGCGGCTGGCAGATCCTGCTCCAGGGCGGCATGCATCCGGACCTGCATCTGGATTTCTACACCGGCATGCTGGCCTTTTTGCGCGACCGCTTCCCGGAAGTGGCCGTGCACGGCTTCTCGCCGCCGGAGATCGTCTTTCTGGCCAAAATGGAAGGGCTCTCCATAGCCGAGGTGCTTTCCGAACTCAAGGCGGCCGGACTGGCCTCGCTGCCCGGCGGCGGCGCGGAAATCCTCTCCGACCCCATCCGGGGAAGCGTTTCGCCCAACAAGTGCCCGGCCGACGACTGGATCGAGGTCATGCGCCAGGCCCACGGTTTGGGACTTCGCACCACGGCCACCATGGTCATCGGCCTTGGCGAGACCATCGACCACCGCCTGGAGCACCTGTCGCGCATCCGCGACCTGCAGGACGAAACCGGCGGATTCACGGCCTTTATCCCCTGGACCTTCCAGCCCGGCAACACGGGGCTGACCGTGCCCGAGGCCTCGTCCTGGGAATACCTGCGCTGGCTGGCCCTTTCGCGGCTTTTTCTCGACAACGTGCCCAATGTCCAGGCCTCCTGGGTGACCCAGGGCCCCATGGTCGGCCAGATGGCGCTTTTTTTCGGGGCCAACGACCTTGGCTCGACCATGATCGAGGAAAACGTGGTGGCCGCGGCCGGGGTCCATTTCCGCATGGAGGAAGACGAGCTGCGCCGGCTGGCCATCTCGGCCGGATTTACGCCTGTGCGGCGCAATATGGACTATTCCCGGCGCGAGGATTGA
- a CDS encoding DMT family transporter gives MANDRVSWRAALALTAGTLLWGGSFIAMKIAMRGYAPLLVVFCRMALASLVFGLMWRRMGGFGAAKGDWPGLIFMALCEPCLYFVFEAKALTLTQASQAAMVTAMLPLLTVLAAALFLKEKLEKKAAFGLLLAVVGVVVMSASGGATGDAPRPVLGNFLEFIAMCCAVGYIVTARRLAARHRPLYLTAMQAFTGTVFFTPVLFFVPFPERIEPGPTLAVVFLGLGVTFVAYGLYNYGVSLAPASKAAAFLNLIPVFACLLSYFMLDEKLTPTQWVGGGLALGGVALSARPGRDDQSSRRE, from the coding sequence ATGGCAAACGATAGAGTGTCCTGGCGAGCCGCTCTCGCCCTCACCGCGGGCACGCTCCTCTGGGGCGGCTCGTTTATCGCCATGAAGATCGCCATGCGCGGCTACGCGCCGCTTCTGGTGGTCTTTTGCCGCATGGCCCTGGCCTCGCTGGTCTTCGGGCTCATGTGGCGGCGCATGGGCGGGTTCGGCGCGGCCAAGGGCGACTGGCCGGGGCTCATCTTCATGGCCCTTTGCGAACCGTGCCTGTATTTCGTGTTCGAGGCCAAGGCGCTCACGCTCACCCAAGCCTCGCAGGCGGCCATGGTCACGGCCATGCTGCCGCTTTTGACCGTTCTCGCCGCCGCGTTATTCCTTAAAGAAAAGCTTGAGAAAAAAGCTGCCTTCGGACTGCTGCTGGCGGTGGTCGGGGTGGTGGTCATGAGCGCTTCCGGCGGGGCGACCGGGGACGCGCCCCGGCCCGTGCTCGGCAACTTCCTGGAATTTATCGCCATGTGTTGCGCCGTGGGCTACATCGTCACGGCCAGACGCTTGGCCGCCCGGCACAGGCCGCTTTACCTCACGGCCATGCAGGCCTTTACCGGAACGGTTTTTTTCACGCCCGTGCTTTTCTTCGTGCCTTTTCCGGAGCGCATCGAACCGGGGCCGACCCTGGCCGTGGTCTTTCTGGGGCTTGGCGTCACCTTCGTGGCCTACGGGCTGTACAACTACGGCGTGAGCCTCGCCCCGGCCAGCAAGGCGGCGGCGTTTCTCAACCTCATTCCGGTCTTCGCCTGCCTGCTGTCCTATTTCATGCTGGACGAAAAACTTACCCCGACCCAGTGGGTCGGCGGCGGACTGGCCCTTGGCGGCGTGGCCTTAAGCGCCCGCCCCGGCCGGGATGATCAATCCTCGCGCCGGGAATAG
- a CDS encoding CoA-binding protein: MLYADATLQKLLAPGATIALLGAKDRPGTEVDMVGRYLLEAGFTVIPVHPARNTVWGLPARKTLADIDIPVDIVNLFRAAQHCPAHAAETLALTHRPRCFWMQSGIASPEARTLLEPNGVVVVEDRCIMVEHRRLWG, translated from the coding sequence GTGCTGTACGCCGATGCGACGCTTCAAAAACTTCTCGCCCCGGGCGCGACCATCGCCCTTCTCGGGGCCAAGGACCGCCCCGGCACCGAAGTGGACATGGTCGGGCGCTATCTGCTCGAGGCGGGCTTTACCGTCATCCCGGTGCACCCGGCCAGAAACACGGTCTGGGGGCTGCCCGCCCGCAAAACCCTGGCCGACATCGATATCCCGGTGGATATCGTCAACCTGTTTCGGGCGGCGCAACATTGTCCGGCCCATGCCGCCGAAACGCTGGCCCTGACGCATCGGCCGCGTTGCTTTTGGATGCAATCCGGCATCGCCAGTCCCGAAGCCAGGACGCTTTTGGAGCCAAACGGCGTGGTCGTGGTGGAAGATCGTTGCATCATGGTTGAACACCGTCGTCTTTGGGGGTAG
- a CDS encoding iron ABC transporter substrate-binding protein, whose protein sequence is MPHPYRVFFLCCALVLMTATAPAAADTPAGTRQVTDAAGRQVTVPDNPRRIICLGPGCLRLIAYLDATNRVVGVERFEKDKRTGRPYSLAHPEFIKLPVIGPGGPKSINQEPDLEAVLAVAPQVIFVTAMDAAVAEAMQAKLRIPVVVLSYGQFARYDYKVFDSLALAGNILGCPDRAAAVADFMKRAEADVRARAKKGQAAPGYVKPTVYVGGTGLRGTHGLTSTDNPYAPLEWLSADNLAGRVTKDGHAFIDKEQLLAFNPDVLFVDAAGLALVADEFTQQPEFVGALRAVKDGRVYVLYPFTNYLTNLDTIVVDAYAAGKILYPQAFADIDPAAKADEIYRFLLGKPVYAQMAHDFGPLGQKPAFFKNTQP, encoded by the coding sequence ATGCCGCATCCGTATCGCGTTTTTTTCCTGTGTTGCGCCCTTGTCCTCATGACCGCCACAGCTCCGGCCGCGGCGGACACGCCCGCAGGGACGCGGCAGGTGACCGACGCCGCCGGACGCCAGGTCACGGTGCCGGACAATCCCCGGCGCATCATCTGCCTCGGGCCGGGCTGCCTACGGCTCATCGCCTATCTCGACGCCACAAATCGGGTGGTCGGCGTCGAGCGCTTCGAAAAGGACAAGCGGACCGGCCGGCCATACAGCCTGGCCCATCCGGAGTTCATAAAGCTCCCGGTCATCGGTCCGGGCGGCCCCAAAAGCATCAACCAGGAGCCGGACCTCGAAGCCGTACTGGCCGTCGCGCCGCAAGTCATCTTCGTGACAGCCATGGACGCGGCCGTGGCCGAGGCCATGCAGGCCAAGCTGCGCATTCCCGTGGTGGTTTTGAGCTACGGCCAGTTCGCCCGCTACGATTACAAGGTGTTCGACAGCCTGGCCCTGGCCGGAAACATCCTGGGCTGTCCGGACCGGGCAGCGGCGGTGGCGGATTTCATGAAAAGGGCCGAGGCCGATGTGCGCGCCCGGGCGAAAAAGGGGCAAGCCGCGCCGGGTTACGTCAAGCCTACGGTTTACGTCGGCGGCACCGGTCTTCGCGGCACCCATGGGCTTACCAGCACCGACAACCCGTATGCCCCCCTGGAGTGGCTATCGGCCGACAATCTGGCCGGCCGCGTCACGAAAGACGGCCATGCCTTCATCGACAAGGAACAGCTCCTGGCCTTCAACCCGGATGTCCTTTTCGTCGACGCCGCCGGCCTGGCGCTGGTGGCCGACGAATTCACGCAGCAACCCGAATTCGTCGGGGCTCTTCGCGCGGTGAAGGACGGCAGGGTCTACGTGCTCTACCCCTTCACCAACTACCTGACCAACTTGGACACCATCGTGGTCGACGCCTATGCGGCCGGGAAAATCCTCTATCCGCAGGCGTTCGCCGATATCGATCCAGCGGCCAAGGCCGACGAAATCTACCGGTTTCTGCTGGGCAAGCCCGTCTACGCGCAAATGGCCCACGATTTCGGGCCGCTTGGCCAAAAGCCGGCATTTTTCAAAAATACCCAGCCGTAA
- a CDS encoding M24 family metallopeptidase, whose protein sequence is MFEALERLPEEEMADRLAKCRAALAKVAPEAGGLLVFSRLAIYYLTGTWANGVLWLPASGKPVLACRKGKERALLESPLQTIVGFRSYGDLMPLCEKAGSPITSICAAEQSGLSWNLAALLSSRLPGVSFVPGDAALAMAQAQKSAWELAKIRLCGARHAEGLMERLPAVIQPGMSEREITRKCWDVFFDLGHQGQLRMTNGDEIFLGHIAAGDSGNYPSVFNGPVGLRGEHPALPFSGYAGAVWKKGGVLTIDNGFTIEGYVTDKTQVYFAGKASAIPDSVRRGHDLCMRVQQAVAKRLTPGAKPSELYALALSIVAEAGMDVGFMGLDGNKVRFLGHGIGLAIDAWPVIAKGFDEPLEAGMTLALEPKFGIPDIGMVGVENTFEVTEQGGKCLTGDRYDIICVE, encoded by the coding sequence ATGTTTGAAGCCCTGGAACGTTTGCCCGAAGAGGAAATGGCCGACCGCCTGGCCAAGTGCCGGGCCGCTTTGGCCAAGGTCGCGCCCGAAGCCGGCGGACTGCTCGTCTTCTCGAGGCTCGCCATCTATTATCTGACCGGAACCTGGGCCAACGGCGTGCTGTGGCTGCCGGCCAGCGGCAAGCCGGTCTTGGCCTGCCGCAAGGGCAAGGAACGGGCGCTGCTCGAAAGCCCGCTGCAAACCATCGTCGGCTTTCGCTCCTACGGCGACCTGATGCCGCTTTGCGAAAAAGCCGGCAGCCCCATAACGTCCATTTGCGCCGCGGAGCAGTCGGGACTGTCCTGGAATCTGGCCGCGCTTTTATCCTCGCGGCTCCCCGGCGTCAGCTTCGTGCCGGGCGACGCGGCCCTGGCCATGGCCCAGGCGCAAAAATCGGCCTGGGAGCTCGCCAAAATCCGCCTGTGCGGCGCGCGCCACGCCGAAGGGCTCATGGAGCGCCTGCCGGCCGTAATCCAGCCGGGCATGAGCGAGCGCGAGATCACCCGCAAATGCTGGGACGTCTTTTTCGACCTCGGCCACCAGGGGCAGCTTCGCATGACAAATGGCGACGAAATCTTCCTCGGCCATATCGCGGCCGGGGACAGCGGTAACTATCCGAGCGTCTTCAACGGCCCGGTGGGACTTCGCGGCGAGCATCCGGCCTTGCCTTTTTCCGGCTACGCCGGCGCTGTTTGGAAAAAGGGCGGCGTGCTCACCATCGACAACGGTTTTACCATCGAAGGCTACGTCACGGACAAGACGCAGGTCTATTTCGCCGGCAAGGCCTCCGCCATCCCGGACAGCGTGCGGCGCGGCCACGACCTGTGCATGCGGGTCCAGCAGGCCGTGGCAAAGCGGCTTACGCCCGGCGCGAAGCCGAGCGAGCTCTACGCCTTGGCCCTGTCCATCGTCGCCGAAGCCGGCATGGACGTAGGGTTTATGGGGCTTGACGGAAACAAGGTGCGCTTCCTGGGACACGGCATAGGGCTTGCCATCGATGCCTGGCCGGTGATCGCCAAGGGTTTCGACGAGCCTCTCGAAGCGGGCATGACCCTGGCCCTCGAACCCAAGTTCGGCATCCCCGACATCGGCATGGTCGGGGTGGAGAACACCTTCGAGGTGACCGAGCAGGGCGGCAAATGCCTGACCGGCGACAGGTACGACATCATTTGCGTCGAGTAG
- a CDS encoding YkgJ family cysteine cluster protein, whose product MPQVVAFTCRRCGHCCQGVGGIMLSLSDITRLAEHLGLTPEAMLARFAEHVGGKDRLATGADGYCIFYNEGCSVHPARPDVCRAWPYFRGNIIDAASHAMAAEDCPGINTEVDHAEFARQGMEYLRRHGLARVQGVGAPEALAVMPPQPAEETEHGPCGCDAS is encoded by the coding sequence ATGCCGCAAGTCGTCGCCTTTACCTGCCGCCGTTGCGGCCATTGTTGCCAGGGAGTGGGCGGCATCATGCTGTCCCTTAGCGACATCACGCGTCTGGCCGAACATCTGGGGCTCACACCGGAGGCAATGCTGGCGCGTTTCGCCGAGCATGTCGGCGGCAAGGACCGTCTGGCCACGGGCGCGGATGGTTACTGCATCTTTTACAACGAGGGCTGCTCGGTGCATCCGGCCCGTCCCGACGTATGCCGGGCCTGGCCCTATTTCCGAGGCAACATCATCGACGCCGCCAGCCATGCCATGGCCGCCGAGGATTGCCCGGGCATAAATACCGAAGTTGATCACGCGGAATTCGCCCGCCAGGGCATGGAGTACCTGCGCCGCCACGGCTTGGCCCGTGTCCAGGGCGTGGGCGCGCCCGAAGCCCTGGCCGTCATGCCGCCACAGCCAGCCGAGGAGACGGAGCATGGCCCCTGCGGATGCGATGCGTCTTGA